From Salvia splendens isolate huo1 chromosome 16, SspV2, whole genome shotgun sequence, a single genomic window includes:
- the LOC121772453 gene encoding protein SRC2-like: protein MVHPTLDITVQYAQDLNKVSLISKMDVYVVVSISGGDANPKQKTTTPINHGGGTNPTWSFPMNFAVEEAALMQNRLMLDFDIKCDKALGDRVIGGVHVPVKELLDIPAKGCAAKNFVTYQVKKPDGRPKGKLTFSYHFRPTTASPPPPDSTIAYPVVEPVKPYELMMATGGYSPSPPYLPAALGVYPQPEVCGGLNPPPPPPPSSDLPACGMIKPEVYPCLTPQGHFGHSPPMMQLAPDWWIADCRYETRCTGF, encoded by the coding sequence ATGGTGCACCCAACTCTAGACATCACGGTTCAATACGCCCAGGATTTGAACAAGGTCAGTTTAATTTCCAAAATGGACGTGTACGTCGTCGTTTCCATCTCTGGCGGAGATGCAAACCCCAAGCAAAAGACTACAACACCCATCAACCACggcggcggcaccaaccccaccTGGTCTTTTCCGATGAACTTCGCGGTGGAGGAGGCCGCGCTCATGCAAAACCGCCTCATGCTAGACTTCGACATAAAGTGCGACAAGGCCTTAGGCGACAGAGTCATCGGCGGAGTCCACGTCCCCGTTAAGGAGCTTCTTGATATTCCGGCCAAGGGCTGCGCCGCCAAGAATTTCGTCACCTACCAAGTCAAAAAGCCCGATGGAAGGCCCAAAGGGAAACTCACCTTCTCCTACCATTTCCGACCAACCACCgcctcgccgccgccgccggattCCACGATTGCGTACCCTGTGGTGGAGCCCGTTAAGCCATATGAGCTGATGATGGCGACGGGAGGCTATTCGCCTTCTCCGCCATATTTGCCGGCGGCGTTGGGAGTTTATCCGCAGCCGGAGGTATGCGGAGGACTAAatccaccaccgccgccgccgccgtcatCGGACCTGCCAGCTTGTGGTATGATCAAACCGGAAGTCTATCCGTGTTTAACGCCGCAGGGGCATTTTGGTCATTCGCCGCCGATGATGCAGCTAGCTCCGGATTGGTGGATTGCTGATTGTAGATATGAAACGCGATGCACCGGATTTtga
- the LOC121770109 gene encoding uncharacterized protein LOC121770109 gives MHTRSQGTPPFGLLCYQRRKGSGSSVGFEIQQDSPSPIRDNPLFESSDSDLEAELMADNNNNNAVPPPVVRFGDTLRSGIEYPGEFAYANNNINIPPHYISLVNGGNLFHGRDDEDPVSHLNAFYELTNSHRPPNVEHNLIKRVLFPFSLREKARAWYDSIPGYNIATFQELKTLFLLEYNSPMKIEKLREEITSFRQKYDESFAEAWKRFTDLIRKCPSHGLAPGHDLLKFYKGLNNEGTGLVTAGSNGNLDDLTHEEVRALFQRLANNQRNWHNPRRAAEKGGDTFGATKDAERVSAIEAQLADISTQMSSMTKAVKSLQLTPKPQAVAVMRCGLCQGGHHTDQCSSLQGPPIEDVNYIGNNGQGFNQGNQYNNQQNWRPQQSNWNQSGPSNNSGNQWRTNTQPPGYEKKPSVEDQLGQILSFMTKSQKENESFKERTVEKFGQMEATLRNLETQIGQIATASHTRIPNAIPSDTVPNPKGFEQCKAVKLRSGKDLESPIMLDAQNGSNILHAGADKLFGSQTSHAGADEGIEWATTEAREGQQEKEESTMSDIHKKNPLSPAMDPKCPFNFPDFIPPPPFPVENKKKGRKIIQEKGLDWMMNIIRKVNVDVSLVDLFLHFPKFSKFFKDLVAKKEKIQDDGVVILSAFCSQFVKGKMPAKRRDPGSCVIPCEMGDKKFPKCLLDQGSGISLMALKTARSIGLEARIEPIDIDLQLADHSIVKPKGIIEDVLVKVDRFVLPVDFIVLEMEEDKDMPILFGRPFLATGDVVIETKTNTVMFRVDGENVVIKQEKAGKRLLEPG, from the coding sequence ATGCACACGAGATCTCAGGGTACACCGCCTTTCGGAttactctgttatcaaagaaggaAAGGGTCAGGAAGTTCAGTCGGGTTTGAAATTCAACAGGATTCGCCGAGTCCAATCAGAGATAACCCATTGTTTGAGAGTAGTGACAGTGATCTAGAAGCTGAGTTGATGGCCGACAATAATAACAACAACGCTGTCCCACCACCCGTTGTGAGGTTTGGCGACACTCTTAGATCGGGAATTGAGTACCCCGGAGAGTTTGCTTATgcgaacaacaacatcaacattccacctcactacatTAGTTTGGTGAATGGGGGGAATCTTTTCCATGGACGGGATGATGAGGACCCGGTGAGCCACCTCAATGCCTtctacgagttgacgaactctcACAGACCCCCGAATGTGGAACACAATCTGATCAAGAGGGTCTTATTCCCATTCTCTCTGAGGGAGAAAGCAAGAGCTTGGTATGACTCTATCCCGGGCTACAACATAGCAACGTTCCAAGAGTTGAAGACGTTGTTCCTCTTGGAATACAATTCTCctatgaagattgagaagttgagagaggagatcaccTCTTTCCGACAAAAGTATGATGAGTCCTTTGCAGAAGCTTGGAAGAGATTCACAGACTTGATAAGGAAATGCCCGAGCCATGGTctagctccggggcatgaccttttgaaattctacaaGGGACTCAACAATGAAGGCACGGGACTAGTTACTGCAGGCTCTAATGGAAACCTGGATGACTTAACGCATGAGGAGGTGAGAGCCTTATTCCAAAGGTTGGCTAACAATCAACGGAACTGGCACAACCCAAGGAGAGCAGCGGAGAAAGGAGGAGACACATTCGGTGCTACAAAGGATGCAGAGAGAGTATCTGCAATTGAAGCTCAATTGGCAGATATAAGCACCCAGATGTCGTCGATGACAAAGGCAGTGAAATCGCTGCAACTGACTCCTAAACCCCAAGCAGTGGCAGTGATGAGATGTGGATTGTGTCAAGGAGGGCATCATACTGATCAATGCTCTAGTCTTCAAGGACCACCAATCGAGGATGTGAACTACATTGGCAACAATGGCCAAGGGTTTAACCAAGGCAACCAATACAACAATCAGCAGAATTGGAGGCCTCAGCAATCGAACTGGAATCAAAGTGGTCCTAGCAACAACTCGGGGAACCAATGGAGGACAAACACTCAACCCccgggttatgagaagaagccatcGGTAGAAGATCAATTGGGACAGATACTCTCCTTCATGACcaagagtcaaaaggagaatgaGAGCTTCAAAGAAAGGACGGTAGAGAAGTTTGGTCAGATGGAGGCTACATTGAGGAATCTCGAGACTCAAATTGGGCAGATTGCTACAGCATCTCACACAAGAATTCCTAATGCTATCCCGAGTGATACGGTGCCCAATCCTAAAGGTTTTGAACAGTGCAAGGCAGTTAAGTTAAGAAGTGGAAAGGATCTTGAGTCTCCAATCATGCTAGATGCACAAAACGGCTCGAACATCttgcacgcaggggcggacaaGTTGTTTGGCTCACAAacctcgcacgcaggggcggacgagggGATTGAGTGGGCTACTACCGAAGCTAGGGAAGGtcaacaagaaaaagaagagtcAACCATGAGTGATATCCACAAGAAGAATCCACTAAGTCCGGCAATGGACCCGAAGTGTCCATTTAATTTTCCAGATTTTATCCCGCCACCACCTTTCCCAGTCGAGAATAAGAAGAAGggtaggaaaataattcaagagaAAGGACTCGATTGGATGATGAACATTATCAGGAAAGTTAATGTAGATGTGTCCCTGGTGGATTTGTTCCTACACTTTCCTAAATTCTCCAAGTTTTTTAAGGATCTTGTTGCGAAAAAGGAGAAGATACAAGACGATGGTGTGGTGATATTGAGCGCATTTTGCTCACAATTTGTGAAGGGAAAGATGCCGGCAAAGAGAAGAGACCCTGGAAGCTGTGTGATCCCATGTGAGATGGGAGATAAGAAGTTCCCAAAATGCCTACTTGATCAAGGCTCGGGAATATCATTGATGGCTCTGAAAACCGCACGGTCAATCGGTCTAGAAGCGAGGATTGAACCAATCGACATTGACCTACAATTGGCGGATCATTCAATTGTGAAACCAAAAGGTATCATCGAGGATGTCTTGGTGAAGGTTGATAGATTTGTACTCCCGGTTGACTTCATTGTCCTAGAGATGGAAGAGGACAAGGATATGCCTATCCTATTTGGTAGGCCATTTTTAGCAACCGGTGATGTTGTGATAGAGACCAAGACAAATACGGTCATGTTTCGAGTAGATGGAGAGaatgtggtgatcaagcaagagAAGGCGGGGAAGCGCCTATTGGAGCCTGGATAG